Genomic window (Candidatus Ozemobacteraceae bacterium):
CGCCGCCACGGCATCGCCGCCCAGACCAACCCCGACAAGTGCGCCGCCTGCCACACCGACAAAAGCGTCTGCCGCCGCTGCCACCCCGACTGGTGACCGACGCCGGCGAAACTACTATCTCAAAGGATATAGAACGAACCCGTGCATATCCCGGGCGCATTGCGATATGCTCCTATGCGACAGCAGCCGAACCCCTGTGGCCGGAGGGACGGGTTTCAAACCCGCCTTTGCTGAAATGCAACGGGTTATGCATCTCGACCGGTTGTTTCTATGCCGAGGCGAGTGAGCCAGTTGTTCAGAGTTTGATAATTCTTGAAACCGAGAAGTCTGGCAGCTTCGGTTTTGTTGCCGTGCGTGATCTGCATGGTCCGATCGAGGTAGTGTCGTGAAACGTCGTCGAGAATGGCTTCCAATTGCCACGATCCGTCGATCGGGCGGTCGAGGACGGTCGCCTGAACGCGCTCAGGGAATATCAGGATTGCCCGGCGCAGATCCTCGCCGCTGATCCGATCGTGTTCGGTCCAGAGCATGGCGCGGGTCAGGACGTTTTCGAGTTCACGCACATTGCCCGGCCATGAATGGGATTTGAGAACGTTTTTCGCTTCGGGCGAGAGGTGCTTCTTCGTCATCCCGAATTTTCCGGCGAGCTTTGCGAAGACGTGCTCCGCAATCGGAAGAATATCCTCCTCGCGATCGCGTAGCGGCGGAATGCGAATGACCATCACCGCCAGCCGGTAAAACAGGTCTTCCCGGAAGCGGCCGTTCTTCACCTCGTCTATCAGGTTCCGATTTGTTGCAGCAATGACCCGCACATTCACTGTTTCGGTCTTCGTGCTGCCCACGGGCTGAATCTCCCCGAGTTGCAAGACCCTCAGAAGTTTGGTCTGAGTAGTCGGCGGCAACTCCCCGACCTCGTCGAGGAAGATCGTTCCCCCGTCGGCATCCTTGAACAGCCCAGGTTTGTCTCGATCGGCACCTGTGAAGGCGCCTTTCTTGTATCCGAACAGTTCTGATTCGACGAGATTTTCCGGTAATGCGCCGCAATTGAATGGGTGCAGTTTCTTGTTTTTTCGCTGGCTGGCGTCGCAGATGGCCTGCGCAAACAACTCCTTCCCGACGCCCGACTCGCCCAATAACAAAACGGTGGCGTCACGCTGGGCCGCCATCTGGGCTAGGCGGATCGCTTCCTTCGTCTTCGGGCTGCGATGCTTGATCGCCTCGAAACTCGGGGCGCTGATCAGTCGGGCGCCGAGCGCCTGATCGGTCGTCCGGATCAGTTCGGGCAGGAAGTCGGCGGAAATCTCGAACGGAACGTCGACCGATTCCACCGCGAAGGTCGTCTCTTTTTTCTTCCGCACGTCTTCCGGGAACCGCGTTTCAATCAGGTCCCCCTTGAAGCGGGTCTTGGCGATGAGCACCCAGACGGCGATCATCGGGGCCGTTCCGGAGCTGAGATGGTAGGTCAGATCGACGGGGCCGCTCTGCACTTCGAGTACATCCCGCACCGTGTCCTGCGCGGCGGGGAATATCTCGGAGAACCGCGTCGGGCTGGTGAGCAGGCATTCATGGATCGTCACCCGCGCGATCTTCATGCTCTCGAGTCGCTCTTTCACCTTCTGGAAAAAGGGGCGCGTGTACACCTTGCCGTAATTGGTGCCGTTCTTTTTCACTTCGCGCGTCGTATCCACGTTCGCCAGCAGGTGAACCTCGTGGAACTTCCTGGCCTTGATGGCTCGTGCAAGCCCCGATGAGTTGAGGTCCGCGCTGAGCAGTTCCCCTTCCCCCAGCCAGCTGAAAAGAATACGCCTCGCTTCCTTCGAACTGCCCATCCCGACCCCCCGGAAAAAAGTTTCTCCCACTATACACAATTTTATCCCCCTGCCAATCCCCTCCCGATATTCTCGCCGGTCTATTGGTATGCATTGCCCGTTATCATCTCCCGTAGGGGCGGGTTTCAAACCCGCCCTCCCGAAACCCGGTTCACATTGGCATCAGGCTTGCTATAAAATGCAACCGCCGGGAAGGCGTGAAAGGAGACCACCATGAAAGCCGCAGCGGATATCATTGGAAAGCGCGTCAGAACCGATGTCGAGAGCCTGGGTGTCAAGGTCATCGGGCATACGAAGGAAAAGGGCGTCGTGTATGGTTTCCGATTCCAGCCCCGGAACATCGAAGAGCACCGGAAGTATCACGAGGCCGGGGCGTTCGCCTATGAGCTGTATGTCATGTGTAGCGAAGACAACACCGTCGTCGACGTCAACCATCGCGTCAACCAGACCCCCTGCAGCTGCCGTTCGCATGCCCCGAACAGCGCGCCTGCCTGGCTGTTCCCCGAAACGGCCCACTTCGACATCCTCTGGGAGGACATCCCCGGCTTCTGCCGCACCCTCATGCTGAAACTGCTGAGGGGCATGGTTGCCGCGCCCAAAACTTCTGCTTCCCGGAAAGTGGCCGCTACGAAAACTTGCGCTCAAAGAGAGAGGAAATGAATAAACAATACGATATATTTCACGATTTCAAACGGGAGGGGAAGACCATCCTGTATCCGTCTTCATGCTTGTATCATGAAGATTTCCAGGATGTTCCCTTCGACAATGTGATCCTGAATTCCAATTGTTTCAGACGCCATCGGGAAAAAATCGGCAAGGTCTATTGCCTGGACTTTGACAACAACGAGCTCTTGGGCATCCTGAAAGCCGAATCGATTGGCCTCGATGCCCTCGTGATCATGCGTGACGGCTGTGCGGAAGGTGGAAACTACGAGTGTGCCGGTGGGCTGAGCTTCTTCGGCCGTCTGATGCCCCTGATCAAGCCCGGGTTCGAGTATTTCTACGACCATAGTTTCGTTTCTTGCAGGTCAGGGCTTCCGAAGGCTATTGCCAGGCTCAAGGCTCTTCCCGCCTACCTCGCGCTGTTTGATAGACATTCAGATGCGTTGGGGCCCATGCATGGGTGGCAAATCCTTGAAGGGTTTTCTGTCCCGGTCACGAAGCACCTTGGCGGAATCCAGGTGACTCTTCACCATGACTCGATCTGGAACCACATCGACAGATTCGATGCGGCGTTCGTGAGATGTATTGATTATCGCCGGCCCTTATCATTCGAGCTGAGCAAGGCGGTGAAACACTATCTGAAGCCATCGGGTTCTAACAAGGTGAAACCGATCGAACATTCTGCTGACCCGACGATCACACCGTATCTCGAGGATGCCCTGCGAAACGGGTATCGACGTATCGCCTTCACGCCCTTCGCCGACAACCGCTATGAACCCATCCTGTCAGAAATTCAAAACTGGACGGCGGAATTCCCGAAAGAGATCACGTTTTATCATCTCCATCGGAAGGATTATGGGGAGATATACAGGCTCTTTTCGCGACCCTGATCCGCTGAAGCCCGGCGTGCGCCGATATTCAGGGCGCGAGCGAGTCGGACGCGGGATCGTGGCCTGCGGCCAGTCGGCGGGCGTGGTCGGGAGACGTATTGGCGTAGCAATACAGACAGCCGTGAGGGCAGGTGTTATAACTACCGATATCTTTGCTGACGATGCAGCCGCAGGCTTTTCGCTGGCCTTTGTCCTTCAGGGAAGGGCGGTTGCTCTCGAAGCCTGTGAGGGTCGGCTGGGCGGGAATGTAGCCGAGGTATTGCTGTAACTCCCTGACTTCGGGAAAAAGGCGATGCAGGAGTTCGTCATCGATGCATCGGCCGTGCCGGATTCCGACGGATGAGAGGTCCATCGCTTCGGCGCAGGATACGACCTCGATGCCAAGGTCCCTTCCGATCTCCGCGAGCCCCGTCGCGGCCGTGATCATGTCGCCTTCGTTCCATTCGCGGAAGGGAATGCCGAATTTTTTCAGGTTGTTTCCAACCTTCCGATACTCGGCGATGTCGGCGAAGCTGAAGACGAGCCGGCGGGTCTTGCCCCGGAGTTGTTCGCCGACGGCGCGCACGCGGGCGAGAA
Coding sequences:
- a CDS encoding sigma-54 dependent transcriptional regulator — encoded protein: MGSSKEARRILFSWLGEGELLSADLNSSGLARAIKARKFHEVHLLANVDTTREVKKNGTNYGKVYTRPFFQKVKERLESMKIARVTIHECLLTSPTRFSEIFPAAQDTVRDVLEVQSGPVDLTYHLSSGTAPMIAVWVLIAKTRFKGDLIETRFPEDVRKKKETTFAVESVDVPFEISADFLPELIRTTDQALGARLISAPSFEAIKHRSPKTKEAIRLAQMAAQRDATVLLLGESGVGKELFAQAICDASQRKNKKLHPFNCGALPENLVESELFGYKKGAFTGADRDKPGLFKDADGGTIFLDEVGELPPTTQTKLLRVLQLGEIQPVGSTKTETVNVRVIAATNRNLIDEVKNGRFREDLFYRLAVMVIRIPPLRDREEDILPIAEHVFAKLAGKFGMTKKHLSPEAKNVLKSHSWPGNVRELENVLTRAMLWTEHDRISGEDLRRAILIFPERVQATVLDRPIDGSWQLEAILDDVSRHYLDRTMQITHGNKTEAARLLGFKNYQTLNNWLTRLGIETTGRDA
- a CDS encoding DUF1848 domain-containing protein; amino-acid sequence: MKSQNREHVAIETPEGPRQAVAPVIISASRSTDLPAFYAEWFARRFRAGWVRWVNPFNQQSQWVSFERARAIVFWSKNPRPLLAHLDTFAHMSWYLTFTLNDYVAEGLEPGVPPLAERLETFSRFADLVGPDRVIWRADPLLLLDGLSIGGLLARVRAVGEQLRGKTRRLVFSFADIAEYRKVGNNLKKFGIPFREWNEGDMITAATGLAEIGRDLGIEVVSCAEAMDLSSVGIRHGRCIDDELLHRLFPEVRELQQYLGYIPAQPTLTGFESNRPSLKDKGQRKACGCIVSKDIGSYNTCPHGCLYCYANTSPDHARRLAAGHDPASDSLAP